The Actinomycetes bacterium genomic sequence GCCGGGCTTGACGTCGCGGTGGACGAGGCCGCGCTCGTGCGCGAAGCCGAGTCCCGAGAGCAGGTGGGTGGCCAGCCCGATGGCCCGCACCGGCTCGATCGGCGCGATGAGCAGGTCGGAGAGGGTGCGGCCGTCCTCGACGTACTGCACCACCAGGTACGGCTGCCCGTCCTGCTCCCCGTAGTCGTAGATCGGGACGATGTTGGGGTGCTGGAGCTGGGCGATCGAGCGCGCCTCGCGCTTGAACCGGGCCAGGAACTCCGGGGCGCCCGGGTGGGCGAGCACCTTGACCGCCACCCACCGGTCCAGCGACGGCTGCCACGCCTTGTACACCGTGGACATGCCGCCTCGCTGGATGACCCCGCGAAGCTCATACTGGCCAAGCCGCCGGCCGACCAGATCGCCCATGACCGTCCTTCCCAGGACCCACCCTGAGCAGCCACGCCGTCCTCTGGGAGGCGTGTGCGTGGATGTTAGTATCGCCAAGTGTCCCTCGGAAGGGGGAGGTGGGGCTGGATGCCAGACGATCTCCCACCGGCGGCCCCGCCCCTGGGTCCGCCGGTGCGCGAGACAGGCATCGCGCAGGTGATGACTTCGACCAGTGTCGGCAACCACCCGGGCGAGTTCCTCGCCACCGGGTTGCCGATCCTGCAGGTGGCGCTCAACGTCGGCCGGATGTCGGCCAACCTCGGCCCGCTGCTGGCCCCGCTGGCCCAGTCCGCGTCGCGGCCCACGGTGACCTACGCCAAGCTGCTCGCCTACAAGCAGGGCAACCGGGGGACGGTCCGCTACGAGGTCGACGGGATCGGCGACGCCCGCACGGTCGTCCTGGGCAAGCTGTACCCGCAGCTGGTCCAGGCCCAGCGGGTCGAGGGCGTCCTGCAGGCCCTGTGGGGCGAGGTGTTCGCCGGCACCGACGGGCTCGGCGTGCCCCGCCCGCTCGGCTGCGTCCCCGAGCTGTCCATGCTGGTCTACATGCCCGTCGAGGGCGAGCCCCTGGACGAGGTGCTGTCCGGCGGCGGCGGTGCGAGGGCGATCGAGCTGACCGCGGCATGGCTGCGTGCCCTGCACGACGCCCGGCTGCCGCTCGACCGCCGCCTCCACGTCAGCACCGAGCTGGTGAACGTCGAGGCCTGGGCCGCCCTGGTCGGCCAGGCCTACCCGGACGAGGCGGCCAGGGCGGCGCGCCTGGCCGGCGCCCTCCGCGTGGCGGCCACCCGCTCCCGGTTCCGCACCGACACCCCGATCCACAAGGACTTCCACTACAAGCACGTCATCATCGACGGGGGGCTGCGGGTGATCGACTTCGACGAGGTGCGCCTCGGCGACCCGATGTACGACGTGGCCCACTTCTGCGCCCACCTGCGACTGCTGGGCGTCCGCACCTCGGGCGACCCGGCCGGCTTCGCCGGCCTGGAACGCTCCTTCCTGCGTGCCTACGACGGCGGCCAGGCAGCGCGGGACGAGCGCTTCTCCTGGTTCGCCACCTACACCTGCCTCAAGATCGCCAAGCAGCTCTGCACGGTCCGCGGGGTGCGCCCGCGGCCTGACGGCGAGGAGCGGCACCACCAGGTCCGGGTGATGCTCGACCAGGCCCGGGCCTACCGCTCCGGGCTCCCAGAGCCGAGCGAGGGCTGACCGCCTTGACCGCCGCCACCACCCGCGAGCGCGAGCACGCCAGGCCCGGGCTCGCCTACCTCGTGCGGAGCTGGCCCCGCCTGTCCCAGACCTTCGTGCTCGACGAGGTCCTCGCGCTGGAGCGGCTCGGCTTCCCGGTCCGCCTGTTCGCCCTGACCGACCCGCGCGAGCCCCTGGCCCAGCCCGACCTGGCCCGGGTCTGCGCGCCGGTCAGCTACCTCGACGGGGCTGGGGCGCTCACCGACCACCTGCGCGTCGCCCTCGCCTCGCCGGGCCGCTACGCGCGGGCGGCGTGGTTCGTGGTCCGCCACCCCGAGTCCGACCGGGGCTACCACTCGGCCTCGCGCACCCGCTGCCTCACCTTCGCGGTGCGCCTGGCCCGGCTGCTCCGCAGCGAGCGTGGCCGCGCGGACGCCAGCGCCCACCTGCACGCCCACTTCGCCCACGACCCGGCCCTGGTCGCCCTCCTCGCCCACCGGCTGGCCGGCATCCCCTGGAGCTTCACGGCCCACGCCAGGGACCTGCACCAGGTGCCGGACGCCGCCCTGGCCCAGCGGGTGGCCTCGGCCACGGCCACGGTGACCTGCAGCAGGGCCGGGGCCGAGCGCATCATGCGCGCGCTGCCCGAGCGCCTGCGGGGGCGCGTCCGCCTCGTCCACCACGGCGTCGACGTGGATGCGTTCCGGCCCCGGCCGGCCGGGGCGGGCCGGGAGCCGGGCCCGCCGCGGATCGTCTCCATCGGCCGGCTGGTGGAGAAGAAGGGCTTCCCCGACCTGGTGGAGGCCTGCCGGCTGCTGCGGGACGGCGGCCACACGTTCCACTGCACCCTCTACGGTGACGGCCCGCTCCGCGACGACCTCGCCGCGGCGGTCGGCCGCCCCCCGAGCCTGGCCGGCGCGGTGTCGCTCGCCGGCCCCCGCACCCGCCGCCAGCTCCTGCCCGAGCTGCAGCGGGCCGACGTGTTCGCGCTCACCCCGTTCGTCACCGCCGACGGCGACCGGGACGGGATCCCCAACGTGGTCATGGAGGCGATGGCCTGCGGGCTGCCTGTGGTGGCCACCGCGGTCGGCGGGATCGACGAGATCGTCGAGCACGGGGTCAACGGCCTGCTCGCCGACCCCCACGACACCCGCGCCGTCGCCGCCCACCTCGCCGCCCTCCTCGGCGACGAGCGCCTGCGCGGCCGGCTCGGCGTGGCGGCCCGGCGCACCGTGGTGGAGCGCTTCGACGCCCGCGCCGGCGCGGACGCGCTGGCCGCCCTGTTCGACGCCGAGCCCCGGAGGACCACGTGAGGCGGGCGGGCGCACCCCGGGCGGCGGGTGCCGGGGAGGAGCGCCTGCGGCGGGCGGGCGCACCCCGGGCGGCGGGTGCCGGGGAGGAGCGCCGATGAGCGGGCTGGAGCGATGGCTGGAGCTGGCCCTGGACCCGCGGCGGGCCGGGCCGGCCCTCCAGGCGGCCCTGGGCGGGCCGGCCGGGCCGCTTCCGGTCGCCATCCTCGACGCCAAGTACGAGGCCGGCGGCGCCTCCACCGTGCTGTACGAGCTTGGCGACCGCATGGTGGTGGGCACGCGGGCCGAAGAGGACGCGGCCGGGGACGCGGGGGACGAGCCCCGGGCCGGGCTGCTGGTCGCGTCCCTCGGGCTGCGGGCCTGGGTGTTCCCCGACGACCCGGCCATGCCCAACCTGGCCTCGCTGCTCGACCCGGAGGTGCTCGCGGACGCCCTGGAGGCGGCCCTGCCGGCCTGCCGCGACGCCGGCCGGGTGGTGCGCTGCCGCGCGACGCCCCTCCGCTACCGGCCCCTACGCCGCTGCACGCTGCGTATCGAAACCTGGATTCGCGCCTCTGGAGGGGACATCATACGAAGCACACTGTTCGCAAAGGTGTACCACGATGCAAACAAGGCGGCATCGGTCTGGCAGGAGATGCGCCTGCTCGCCGAGGCGGAACCCGTGCGGGCTGGCCGGCTCCGGGTAGCGGCGGCCAGCGCCTTCCTCCCGGAGGTGCCGATGGTCGTGCAGGAGCCGGTGACCGGCATGCCGCTCGACGGTCTGATCGGACCGCTCGAGGGTGCAGCCACGTCCCCGGAACCCCGGGGGGTGCGGGGCCTGCTGACCGCGGCCGGCGCGCTGGCCGCGCTCCACACCGCCGGGCTGTCGACTGGGCGAACGCGGCCGGCAGGGGGTGACGTGCGGCGGATGGTCAAACGGGCGGGCGGCGCGGCCGGTGTCGACCCCCAGCTGACGGCGCGGATCAGCCAGGTGGGCGCCGAGCTCGCCAGCGTCCAGGGGCGACTCCCGACGGTGACCACCCTCGTCCACGGTGACTGCAAGCCGAGCCAGTTCCTGGTCGGGAACGGGCCGGCGGCACTGCTGGACTTCGACCACTGCGGCATGGCCGACCCCGCCTCGGACGTGGGCAACTTCACCGCCAGCCTCACCCAGCTGGCGGTCTGGCAGGAGCTGAAGGCGCGCGGGTCGGCGGAGTCGGCGCGCCGCTCCCGCTGGCTGGCCGAGCTCGGGGAGGCGTTCGTGGACGAGTACGAGGCCCGGGGCGGGCCCGGCGCCGGGCTGCGCCAGCGGGTGGCCTGGCACGAGACGGCCGCCCTGCTCCGCAAGGCGCTGCGTGCCTTCGCCCGCAGCCCCCGCTCCCCCATGCCGGCGGCGCTCGCCGGCGCGGCCCGCCAGCGGCTGGCCGGCGCAGAGGGGCTGGCACCATGAAGACCAAGCAAGCCCGCAAGGAGGCGGCCGGGAGCGGGCAGGCCGGCGCCGTGAAGGGCAGACGAGCCCGCAAAGCAGCCAAGGCAGCGGCCGCGAGCGGGCAGGCTGACACCGTGAAGGGCAGGCGAGCCCGCAAGGCAGCCAAGGCGGCGGCCGGGAGCGGCGTGGGCGACGCCCGGCGTGTCGCGCGCCTGCTCCGGCGGTTCACGGCTGGCCAGCGGCGCGTCTACGTGCTCGCCTTCGTCCTGCTCGCCTTCGAGGCGGGCGCGGCGGTGTTCGAGTCGTACCCGATCGCC encodes the following:
- a CDS encoding aminoglycoside phosphotransferase family protein produces the protein MPDDLPPAAPPLGPPVRETGIAQVMTSTSVGNHPGEFLATGLPILQVALNVGRMSANLGPLLAPLAQSASRPTVTYAKLLAYKQGNRGTVRYEVDGIGDARTVVLGKLYPQLVQAQRVEGVLQALWGEVFAGTDGLGVPRPLGCVPELSMLVYMPVEGEPLDEVLSGGGGARAIELTAAWLRALHDARLPLDRRLHVSTELVNVEAWAALVGQAYPDEAARAARLAGALRVAATRSRFRTDTPIHKDFHYKHVIIDGGLRVIDFDEVRLGDPMYDVAHFCAHLRLLGVRTSGDPAGFAGLERSFLRAYDGGQAARDERFSWFATYTCLKIAKQLCTVRGVRPRPDGEERHHQVRVMLDQARAYRSGLPEPSEG
- a CDS encoding glycosyltransferase; the protein is MTAATTREREHARPGLAYLVRSWPRLSQTFVLDEVLALERLGFPVRLFALTDPREPLAQPDLARVCAPVSYLDGAGALTDHLRVALASPGRYARAAWFVVRHPESDRGYHSASRTRCLTFAVRLARLLRSERGRADASAHLHAHFAHDPALVALLAHRLAGIPWSFTAHARDLHQVPDAALAQRVASATATVTCSRAGAERIMRALPERLRGRVRLVHHGVDVDAFRPRPAGAGREPGPPRIVSIGRLVEKKGFPDLVEACRLLRDGGHTFHCTLYGDGPLRDDLAAAVGRPPSLAGAVSLAGPRTRRQLLPELQRADVFALTPFVTADGDRDGIPNVVMEAMACGLPVVATAVGGIDEIVEHGVNGLLADPHDTRAVAAHLAALLGDERLRGRLGVAARRTVVERFDARAGADALAALFDAEPRRTT
- a CDS encoding phosphotransferase, translating into MSGLERWLELALDPRRAGPALQAALGGPAGPLPVAILDAKYEAGGASTVLYELGDRMVVGTRAEEDAAGDAGDEPRAGLLVASLGLRAWVFPDDPAMPNLASLLDPEVLADALEAALPACRDAGRVVRCRATPLRYRPLRRCTLRIETWIRASGGDIIRSTLFAKVYHDANKAASVWQEMRLLAEAEPVRAGRLRVAAASAFLPEVPMVVQEPVTGMPLDGLIGPLEGAATSPEPRGVRGLLTAAGALAALHTAGLSTGRTRPAGGDVRRMVKRAGGAAGVDPQLTARISQVGAELASVQGRLPTVTTLVHGDCKPSQFLVGNGPAALLDFDHCGMADPASDVGNFTASLTQLAVWQELKARGSAESARRSRWLAELGEAFVDEYEARGGPGAGLRQRVAWHETAALLRKALRAFARSPRSPMPAALAGAARQRLAGAEGLAP